DNA from Candidatus Methylomirabilis sp.:
CGCCGCTCGGATCGGACCTCCACCGGGACCTGATAGGTGGCCCCGCCGACGCGCCGGGACTTCACCTCCAGGACCGGCTTCACGTTGTCCACGGCCTGCTTGAACATCTTCAGGGGATCCTGCTTCGTCCGGGACTCGATCAGCCCCATGGCCCCGTAGAAGATCCCCTCCGCCAGGCTCTTCTTCCCCTTCACCATCATGGTGTTGATGAACTTGGCCACCAGCCGGTTGCCGTACAGCGGATCCGGCAGCGTCTCCCGCTTCAGGACCACCTGTCGTCGCGGCACGCTCGCCCCTCCAGAGAAACGAAAAACGGCACTTAACTACCGAGGCGGCCCGCCGCCCCTAAGTGCCGGTCTCCCCGCCCTAGCTCGCTTTCGGCCGCTTCGCCCCGTACAGGGACCGGCCCTGGCGGCGGTCCTGGACCCCCGCCGTGTCCAGGGTTCCCCGGATGATGTGGTAGCGGACCCCGGGGAGATCCTTCACCCGCCCGCCCCGGATGAGCACGATCGAGTGCTCTTGAAGATTGTGCCCGACCCCGGGAATGTAGGTCGTGACCTCGATCGCGTTCGTCAGTCGCACCCGGGCCACCTTCCGCAGCGCCGAGTTTGGCTTCTTCGGCGTGGTGGTATAGACCCGGACGCACACCCCCCGCTTCTGGGGAGACTCCTCCAGGGCCGGAGCCTTCACCTTGCGGCGGAGCTTCACCCGGCCGTGCCGGACCAGCTGATTGATGGTGGGCACGCTCCTCCCACGGGCCGTCGTGGCCCAAACCGCGACACCTTACCAGGGTGTGCGAATTCTTGTCAAGCCCTTTATGCCCGGACCCTATCCGGGTGGCACCGGCAGATCCCCCAGCGGGATCTCCAGCACCTCGATCCCCTCCGGGGGCGGGGCCGCCTCGGGCGCCGGGACGGGTTCCGGCGCCGGCTCGGGCGGCTCGGGCGTGTTCAGCTGGGTCTCTCGGTACCACCGCATCCCGGTTCCGGCCGGGATCAGGCGCCCCATGATCACATTCTCCTTCAGCCCCCGAAGCTCGTCGCGGGCGCCGTTGATGGCCGCCTCCGTCAGCACCTTCGTCGTCTCCTGGAAGGAGGCGGCGGAGATGAAGGAGTCGGTGGAGAGGGAGGCTTTCGTGATCCCCAGAAGGAGGGGCTTGGCGGTCGCCGGCGTGCCACCCGCCTTGATGACCCGCTGGTTCTCGTCGCTGAACAGGATCTTGTCCACGTGCTCCCCCACCAGGAAGCCCGTGTCCCCCACCGTCTCGATCTGGACGCGCTTCAGCATTTGCCGGACGATGACCTCGATGTGCTTGTCGTTGATATTGACCCCTTGCAGCCGGTAAACCTCCTGGACCTCATTGACGAGGTACCGCTGCAGCTCCTGGTCCCCCAGCACGTCGAGAATGTCGTGCGGATTGATGGGGCCGTCCATGAGGGGCTCGCCAGCCTTCACCTCGTCCCCCTCCAGGACGTTGAAGTGCTTCCCCCGGGGGATGAGGTACTCGCGCGGATCCGCCGCCTCGCCCCGGATCAGCACCTTCCGCAACCCCTTGACCATGCCGGCGAACTCCACCCGGCCGTCGATCTCCGAGATGACCGCCGCCTCCTTGGGCCGCCGGGCCTCGAAGAGCTCCGCCACCCGGGGCAGACCGCCCGTGATGTCCTTGGTCTTGGTAGTCTCCCGCGGGATCTTGGCGATGACGTCCCCCGCGGAGACCGCCTGGCCATCGGAGACCACCAGGTGAGCGCCGACCGGGAGGAGCGTCTTGAAGAGGGTCACGTTGTGCTCATCCTTGATGGAGACCCGGGGCTGGAGCTCCTCCTTCCCGTGCTCCACGATGACCTTTTGCGCCAACCCCGTCACCTCGTCGACTTCCTCCTTCATGGTGATCCCCTCGATCACATCCCGGATAATCACCTTGCCGGAGTGCTCCGTGAGGATGGCGAGCGTGAAGGGGTCCCACTCCATCAGGGTGGTCCCCAAGGAGACCCGCTGCCCGTCTTCCACCTTCAGCTTGGCCCCGTACACGGCCGGATAGGTCTCCTTCTTCCGCCCCTTCTCGTCCACGATGCCGATGGTGCCGTTCCGGTTCATGACCACCAGGTCCCCCGGGCCGGTCTTCACGGTCTTCAGGTGGGTGAACTGGACGGTCCCCGCGGTCTTGCACTCTACGGTCGTCTGCTCGGCCAGCCGGGTCGCGGTGCCTCCGACGTGGAAGGTCCGCATCGTGAGCTGCGTACCGGGCTCGCCGATGGACTGCGCGGCGAGGACCCCCACCGCCTCCCCCAGCTCCACCAGCTTCCCGGTGGCGAGATTCCGCCCGTAGCAGCGGATGCAGACCCCGCGCTTGGCCTCGCAGGTGAGGACCGACCGGATCTTCACCCGGTCGATGCCGGCGTCCTCCACCCGGGAGGCGATGGGCTCGACGATCTCCTCGTTGGCCCGGACGATCAGCTCCCCGGTGAAGGGATCCGTCACGTCGTCCAGGGCGACCCGCCCCAGAATGCGGTCCCGCAGCGGCTGGATGATCTCCCCCCCCTCGATGAGCGGGGTGACCCAGATGCCGTTGGGGGTGCCGCAGTCGACCTCGGTGACGATGACGTCCTGAGCCACGTCCACCAGCCGGCGGGTCAGGTAGCCGGAGTCGGCCGTCTTCAGGGCGGTGTCGGCCAGGCCCTTCCGGGCCCCGTGGGTGGAGATGAAGTACTGGAGGACCGTCAGCCCCTCGCGGAAGTTGGCGGTGATGGGGGTCTCGATGATCTCCCCCGAGGGCTTGGCCATCAGCCCCCGCATCCCGGCGAGCTGGCGGATCTGCTGCCGGGATCCGCGGGCGCCCGAATCGGCCATCATGAAGACGGGGTTGAATTCCCCCTCCTTCATGGCCTCCAGCTCCCGGAAGAGCTCGTCCGACACCCGCTCGGAGACCTGGGTCCAGATGTCGATGATCTTGTTGTACCGCTCGCCCTTGGTGATCAGCCCGTCCAGGTACTCCTGCTCGATCTTGATGACCTCCCGCCGGGCCTCCTCGATGAGCTTCTCCTTCCCGGCGGGGATGTGCATGTCGTCGATGCCGATCGAGACCCCGGCCAGCGTCGCGTAGCGGAAGCCCAGGTCCTTCAGGGCGTCCAGCAGGCGAACGGTCTGGCTGTTCCCGAGGAGGTAGTAACACTGGGCCACCAGGCGGGCGAGCTCCCGCTTGCTCATCTCCTGGTTCACGAACCGGAGCTCGAGCGGGAGGATCTCGTTGAAAAGGACCCGGCCGACGGTGGTTTCCAGGATCTCGCCGCCGAACCGGAGCTTAATCCGGGCCAGCAGCCCGACCTCCTCCGAGTCATAGGCGCATCGGACCTCCTCCATGTCGGCGAAGATCCGCCCCTCCCCCTTTTCGCCCGCCCGGGCCTTGGTCAGGTAGTAGCAGCCCAGGACGATATCCTGGCTGGGGGCCGCCAGCGGCTGCCCGTTGGCCGGGGAGAGGATATTGTGGGGGGCCATCATGAGGACCGCCGCCTCCAGCTGGGCCTCGGGGCTGAGGGGGACATGGACCGCCATCTGGTCCCCGTCGAAGTCGGCGTTGAAGGCGGCGCAGACCAGGGGGTGGATCTTGATCGCCTCCCCCTCCACCAGGACCGGCTCGAAGGCCTGGACGCCCAGGCGGTGGAGCGTCGGGGCCCGGTTCAGCATGACGGGGTGCTCCTTGATCACCTCCTCCAGCGCGTCCCAGACCTCCGGCCGCCCCTTCTCCACCATCTTCTTCACGCTCTTGATCGTGGTCGCGTGCTCGTTCTGCTGCAGGAGCTTCCGGAAGATGAACGGCTTGAAGAGCTCCAGGGCCATCTTCTTTGGAAGGCCGCACTGGTGCAGCTTCAACTCGGGCCCCACCACGATCACGGAGCGCCCGGAGTAGTCCACCCGCTTCCCGAGCAGGTTCTGCCGGAAGCGGCCCTGCTTCCCCTTCAGCATGTCGCTCAGGGACTTCAGCGGCCGGT
Protein-coding regions in this window:
- the rpsG gene encoding 30S ribosomal protein S7; amino-acid sequence: MPRRQVVLKRETLPDPLYGNRLVAKFINTMMVKGKKSLAEGIFYGAMGLIESRTKQDPLKMFKQAVDNVKPVLEVKSRRVGGATYQVPVEVRSERRTSLAMRWIIGFARQRNEKTMADRLAAELIEAANNRGTAVKKREDTHKMAEANKAFAHYRW
- the rpsL gene encoding 30S ribosomal protein S12, whose product is MPTINQLVRHGRVKLRRKVKAPALEESPQKRGVCVRVYTTTPKKPNSALRKVARVRLTNAIEVTTYIPGVGHNLQEHSIVLIRGGRVKDLPGVRYHIIRGTLDTAGVQDRRQGRSLYGAKRPKAS
- the rpoC gene encoding DNA-directed RNA polymerase subunit beta' — protein: MDKFFGFFDEKPIDPTSFRAIRIGLASPEKIRAWSHGEVRKPETINYRTFKPERDGLFCARIFGPTKDWECNCGKYKGIKHKGVVCDKCGVEVIRSKARRQRLGHIELASPVVHIWFFKSIPSRIGYLLDMPLRDLEKVLYFEEYVVLDPGSTGLKPRETLSEERYRKLQEEHGPDAFRVGMGAEAIRELMRQVSVKELADALRAQMQVEASQQTRKKITKRLRIVEAFVHSGNRPEWMILEVVPVLPPELRPLVPLDGGRFATSDLNDLYRRVINRNNRLKRLIELRAPEIIIRNEKRMLQEAVDALFDNGRRGRALKGQNNRPLKSLSDMLKGKQGRFRQNLLGKRVDYSGRSVIVVGPELKLHQCGLPKKMALELFKPFIFRKLLQQNEHATTIKSVKKMVEKGRPEVWDALEEVIKEHPVMLNRAPTLHRLGVQAFEPVLVEGEAIKIHPLVCAAFNADFDGDQMAVHVPLSPEAQLEAAVLMMAPHNILSPANGQPLAAPSQDIVLGCYYLTKARAGEKGEGRIFADMEEVRCAYDSEEVGLLARIKLRFGGEILETTVGRVLFNEILPLELRFVNQEMSKRELARLVAQCYYLLGNSQTVRLLDALKDLGFRYATLAGVSIGIDDMHIPAGKEKLIEEARREVIKIEQEYLDGLITKGERYNKIIDIWTQVSERVSDELFRELEAMKEGEFNPVFMMADSGARGSRQQIRQLAGMRGLMAKPSGEIIETPITANFREGLTVLQYFISTHGARKGLADTALKTADSGYLTRRLVDVAQDVIVTEVDCGTPNGIWVTPLIEGGEIIQPLRDRILGRVALDDVTDPFTGELIVRANEEIVEPIASRVEDAGIDRVKIRSVLTCEAKRGVCIRCYGRNLATGKLVELGEAVGVLAAQSIGEPGTQLTMRTFHVGGTATRLAEQTTVECKTAGTVQFTHLKTVKTGPGDLVVMNRNGTIGIVDEKGRKKETYPAVYGAKLKVEDGQRVSLGTTLMEWDPFTLAILTEHSGKVIIRDVIEGITMKEEVDEVTGLAQKVIVEHGKEELQPRVSIKDEHNVTLFKTLLPVGAHLVVSDGQAVSAGDVIAKIPRETTKTKDITGGLPRVAELFEARRPKEAAVISEIDGRVEFAGMVKGLRKVLIRGEAADPREYLIPRGKHFNVLEGDEVKAGEPLMDGPINPHDILDVLGDQELQRYLVNEVQEVYRLQGVNINDKHIEVIVRQMLKRVQIETVGDTGFLVGEHVDKILFSDENQRVIKAGGTPATAKPLLLGITKASLSTDSFISAASFQETTKVLTEAAINGARDELRGLKENVIMGRLIPAGTGMRWYRETQLNTPEPPEPAPEPVPAPEAAPPPEGIEVLEIPLGDLPVPPG